In Jejubacter calystegiae, the following are encoded in one genomic region:
- a CDS encoding glutathione S-transferase family protein, translated as MITVWGRENSTNVKKVLWCLEELELSYHSIPAGGQYGLNHDPDYLAMNPNGLVPCLRDESADLTLWESNTIVRYLAAQYGAGGLWPSSPALRARGEKWMDWAIATLAGPFRDVYISLIRTAPEQRDPAVIERGKQACEAAFAILDSALAQSRWLGGEAFGPGDIALGPLTYGLFNLEIDWAPRPELQRWYQQLSERPAFRKTVMLPLS; from the coding sequence ATGATCACAGTCTGGGGCAGAGAAAATTCCACCAATGTGAAAAAGGTATTGTGGTGTCTGGAGGAACTGGAACTAAGCTATCATTCCATCCCCGCCGGGGGCCAGTACGGCCTGAACCACGATCCCGACTACCTGGCCATGAACCCTAACGGCCTGGTTCCCTGCCTGCGCGACGAGTCCGCCGACCTGACGCTCTGGGAATCTAACACCATCGTGCGCTATCTGGCCGCTCAGTACGGCGCAGGCGGTCTGTGGCCTTCGTCACCGGCCCTGCGGGCCCGGGGGGAAAAATGGATGGACTGGGCCATTGCCACCCTGGCAGGCCCTTTCCGGGATGTATATATCAGCCTGATTCGTACCGCCCCGGAGCAGCGCGATCCGGCCGTGATTGAGCGCGGTAAACAGGCCTGTGAAGCGGCGTTCGCGATTCTTGATAGCGCCCTGGCGCAAAGCCGCTGGCTGGGTGGGGAAGCCTTCGGGCCCGGTGATATCGCCCTCGGCCCCCTTACTTACGGACTGTTTAATCTGGAGATTGACTGGGCGCCGCGCCCTGAGCTGCAGCGCTGGTATCAGCAACTGAGCGAACGCCCCGCGTTTCGCAAAACGGTGATGCTGCCCCTCAGTTAA
- a CDS encoding tRNA-binding protein: MDTIEWQDFERVELRVGTIIHAEPNVKAHKPAWVMDIDLGDLGVKRSSAQITQHYPLESLPGRQVLCVCNFAPRRIAGVKSEVLVTGAHDADGSVVLAEFTLPVPNGTRLA, from the coding sequence ATGGACACCATTGAGTGGCAGGACTTTGAACGGGTAGAACTGCGGGTGGGTACAATTATTCATGCCGAACCCAACGTGAAAGCGCATAAGCCCGCCTGGGTCATGGATATCGACCTTGGCGATCTGGGCGTCAAGCGTTCGAGCGCCCAGATAACCCAACACTATCCGTTAGAATCGCTGCCCGGCCGTCAGGTTCTGTGCGTCTGCAACTTTGCCCCGCGCCGTATCGCTGGCGTAAAATCCGAAGTGCTGGTCACCGGCGCCCACGATGCCGACGGTTCGGTGGTACTGGCCGAATTCACCCTGCCAGTGCCCAACGGTACCCGGCTGGCCTGA
- a CDS encoding MFS transporter: protein MQTLAAKPLGRGALLFPLCLVLYEFSTYIANDMIQPGMLAVVEQYQAGSEWVPTSMTAYLAGGMLLQWLLGPLSDRVGRRPVMLAGVLWFILTCLGTLLAQNIEQFTFLRFLQGVSLCFIGAVGYAAVQESFEESVCIKITALMANVALIAPLLGPLVGAAWIHVAPWQMMFVLFALLAAVALAGLWRAMPETATRIGEPLSLPRLGRDYREVLRNGRFVAGALATGFAALPLLTWIAQSPVMLIQGENMSSYQYGLLQVPVFGGLIIGNLTLARLTAHHSVRRLILAGVIPIVGGLALAAVATQVAAHAWLWMIAGLSLYAFGIGLSNAGLVRLTLFASEMSKGTVAAAMGMMQMLIFTFGIEVSKHAWLSGGNGLFNLVNLTSGLLWLGLVMLFLRDRSAGAALQP, encoded by the coding sequence ATGCAAACCCTGGCTGCAAAACCCCTTGGACGCGGCGCGCTGCTGTTTCCGCTCTGCCTGGTGCTCTACGAATTTTCTACCTATATCGCTAACGACATGATCCAGCCGGGAATGCTGGCGGTGGTTGAGCAATATCAGGCGGGAAGCGAGTGGGTGCCGACCTCGATGACCGCCTATCTGGCGGGCGGTATGCTGCTGCAGTGGCTGCTGGGGCCGCTTTCCGATCGGGTCGGCCGTCGTCCGGTTATGCTGGCTGGCGTGCTGTGGTTTATCCTGACCTGCCTGGGAACGCTGCTGGCGCAGAATATTGAACAGTTTACTTTCCTGCGTTTCCTGCAGGGGGTGAGCCTGTGCTTTATCGGCGCAGTGGGCTATGCGGCGGTGCAGGAATCCTTTGAAGAGTCGGTCTGTATTAAAATAACCGCCCTGATGGCTAATGTGGCGTTGATTGCTCCGCTGTTGGGGCCGCTGGTGGGGGCCGCCTGGATTCATGTCGCGCCATGGCAGATGATGTTTGTTCTGTTCGCGTTGCTGGCTGCGGTGGCGTTGGCCGGGCTGTGGCGCGCGATGCCGGAAACCGCCACCCGTATTGGCGAACCGCTTTCCCTTCCGCGCCTGGGGCGCGACTACCGCGAAGTGCTGCGTAATGGCCGTTTTGTCGCCGGGGCGCTGGCTACCGGCTTCGCGGCGCTGCCGCTGCTAACGTGGATAGCCCAGTCGCCGGTGATGCTGATACAGGGCGAGAATATGAGCAGCTATCAGTACGGACTGTTACAGGTTCCGGTATTCGGCGGTTTGATCATCGGCAACCTGACCCTGGCGCGCCTGACGGCTCACCATAGCGTGCGGCGTCTTATCCTGGCGGGCGTCATACCGATTGTGGGCGGGCTGGCGCTGGCTGCGGTGGCGACTCAGGTGGCGGCGCACGCCTGGCTGTGGATGATAGCCGGGCTTAGCCTGTACGCTTTCGGCATCGGTTTATCCAATGCCGGTCTGGTGCGCCTGACGCTGTTCGCCAGTGAGATGAGCAAGGGCACCGTAGCGGCGGCTATGGGGATGATGCAGATGCTGATCTTCACCTTCGGCATTGAAGTAAGTAAACACGCCTGGCTGAGCGGCGGTAATGGGCTGTTTAACCTGGTGAACCTGACGAGCGGCCTGCTGTGGCTGGGGTTGGTGATGTTGTTCCTGCGCGACCGCAGCGCCGGTGCGGCGCTGCAGCCCTGA
- a CDS encoding MFS transporter, with translation MTAVSSRKALRQRCWALFALFFLPGLLMASWATRTPDIRDTLGVTISEMGMVLFGISVGSMSGILCSGWLVKRFGARQVIRVGMALVVGGMLLMSLALWLASPWLFAAGLALLGGGLGSAEVAVNVEGAVVERLMNKTVLPMMHGFYSLGTLAGAVAGMALTGLSLRADHHLLLAGLIAIIPIIIAIGAIPDGTGQQPAEGAEQSTTAPHRPFWKDSTLMLIGVIVLAMAFAEGSANDWLPLLMVDEHGFSPTSGSLIYAGFTLGMALGRCCGGWFIDRFDRVSVVRASAILGALGIGLVIFVDSPFIAGLSVLFWGLGASLGFPLAISAASDTGPDAATRVSVVATTGYIAFLVGPPLLGFLGQHYGLRSAMLLVLALVVIAATLARAVAKPKASTQQP, from the coding sequence ATGACGGCTGTCTCCTCCCGCAAGGCCCTGCGTCAGCGCTGTTGGGCTCTGTTTGCGTTGTTCTTTCTTCCCGGTCTGCTTATGGCCTCCTGGGCCACCCGAACCCCGGATATTCGCGATACGCTCGGCGTTACCATCTCGGAAATGGGGATGGTGCTGTTCGGTATCTCCGTCGGCTCTATGAGCGGCATTCTGTGTTCCGGCTGGCTGGTTAAGCGCTTCGGCGCCCGTCAGGTTATCCGGGTCGGTATGGCGCTGGTGGTGGGCGGGATGCTGCTGATGAGTCTGGCGCTGTGGCTGGCCTCGCCCTGGCTGTTCGCCGCCGGATTGGCCCTGCTGGGCGGCGGACTGGGCAGCGCCGAAGTGGCAGTTAACGTAGAAGGCGCCGTGGTGGAACGTCTGATGAATAAGACGGTACTGCCAATGATGCACGGTTTCTACAGTCTGGGAACCCTGGCAGGCGCCGTTGCCGGTATGGCCCTGACCGGCCTGAGCCTGCGCGCCGACCACCACCTGCTGCTGGCGGGGCTTATCGCCATTATCCCGATTATTATCGCCATCGGCGCTATTCCCGACGGCACCGGCCAGCAGCCTGCCGAAGGCGCTGAGCAGTCCACTACCGCCCCTCACCGCCCGTTCTGGAAAGACAGCACCCTGATGCTGATAGGCGTTATCGTCCTGGCTATGGCCTTCGCAGAGGGCTCTGCCAACGACTGGCTGCCGCTGTTGATGGTGGATGAACACGGTTTTAGCCCCACCTCCGGCTCCCTGATCTACGCCGGATTCACCCTGGGGATGGCACTGGGACGCTGCTGCGGCGGCTGGTTTATCGATCGCTTCGACCGGGTGTCGGTGGTGCGCGCCAGCGCCATACTGGGCGCGCTGGGCATCGGGCTCGTTATCTTTGTCGACAGCCCCTTCATCGCCGGACTGTCGGTGCTATTCTGGGGACTGGGCGCCTCGCTGGGTTTTCCGCTCGCTATCTCAGCCGCCAGCGACACTGGCCCGGATGCCGCAACCCGCGTCAGCGTGGTAGCAACCACCGGCTACATCGCCTTTCTGGTCGGGCCGCCGCTACTTGGCTTTTTGGGGCAGCACTACGGTCTGCGTAGCGCCATGCTGCTGGTGCTGGCGCTGGTGGTGATTGCGGCAACGCTTGCCCGGGCAGTGGCGAAACCCAAAGCTTCAACACAACAGCCATAA
- a CDS encoding aspartate:alanine antiporter translates to MNINVADLLNGNYVLLLFVVLALGLCLGKLRLGSIQLGNSIGVLVVSLLLGQQHFSINTDALNLGFMLFIFCVGVEAGPNFFSIFFRDGKNYLMLALVMVGSALIIAILLGKAFGWGIGLTSGMLAGSMTSTPVLVGAGDTLRHAGISDGELATALDQLSLGYALTYLIGLVSLILAARYMPRLQHQDLQTSAQQIARERGLDTDTTRKVFLPVIRAYRVGPELVAWADGKNLRELGIYRQTGCYIERIRRNGILATPDGDAVLQPGDEIALVGYPDAHARLDPSFRNGKEVFDRDLLDMRIVTEEIVVKNHNAVGRRLGQLKLTDQGCFLNRVIRSQIEMPIDDNILLNKGDVLQVSGDARRVKTVADRIGFVSIHSQVTDLLAFCSFFIIGLMIGMISFQFSTFSFGIGNAAGLLFAGIMLGFLRANHPTFGYIPQGALNMVKEFGLMVFMAGVGLSAGSGINHSLGDVGWQMLVAGLLVSLLPVAICFLFGAWVLRMNRALLFGAIMGARTSAPAMEIISDVSRSNIPALGYAGTYAIANVLLTLAGTLIVIIWPGLSF, encoded by the coding sequence GTGAATATAAACGTCGCAGATTTGTTAAACGGGAATTACGTCCTGTTATTATTTGTGGTACTGGCTTTAGGCCTGTGTCTCGGTAAATTACGGCTGGGTTCAATTCAACTGGGTAATTCCATTGGTGTTTTAGTCGTCTCTTTATTACTGGGTCAACAGCACTTTTCGATCAACACAGACGCGCTGAATTTGGGCTTTATGCTGTTCATTTTTTGCGTTGGCGTGGAAGCCGGTCCCAACTTTTTTTCTATTTTCTTTCGCGACGGTAAAAACTACCTGATGCTGGCGCTGGTGATGGTGGGCAGCGCGCTGATTATCGCTATCCTGCTGGGTAAGGCGTTCGGTTGGGGCATTGGCCTGACCTCCGGTATGCTGGCGGGCTCCATGACCTCCACCCCTGTCCTGGTGGGCGCCGGGGATACCCTGCGCCATGCGGGGATCAGCGACGGCGAACTGGCTACCGCCCTTGACCAACTGAGCCTGGGCTACGCCCTGACCTACCTGATTGGTCTGGTCAGCCTGATTCTGGCCGCCCGCTATATGCCGCGCCTGCAGCACCAGGATCTGCAAACCAGCGCCCAGCAGATAGCCCGCGAACGCGGGCTGGATACCGATACCACCCGCAAGGTTTTTCTGCCGGTGATTCGCGCTTACCGGGTGGGGCCGGAACTGGTGGCCTGGGCTGATGGCAAGAATTTGCGCGAGCTGGGTATCTATCGCCAGACCGGTTGCTATATCGAACGAATTCGCCGCAACGGTATTCTGGCCACGCCGGACGGTGATGCCGTACTGCAGCCCGGCGATGAAATCGCCCTGGTGGGCTATCCCGATGCCCACGCCCGCCTCGACCCCAGCTTCCGCAACGGGAAAGAGGTATTCGATCGCGATCTGCTGGATATGCGCATCGTCACTGAGGAGATTGTGGTTAAAAACCATAATGCCGTGGGGCGTCGCCTGGGCCAGCTTAAGCTGACCGATCAGGGCTGCTTCCTGAACCGCGTGATCCGTAGCCAGATCGAGATGCCTATCGACGACAATATCCTGCTGAATAAAGGTGACGTCCTCCAGGTCAGCGGCGATGCCCGCCGGGTAAAAACCGTGGCCGACCGTATCGGCTTCGTCTCGATTCACAGCCAGGTTACCGATCTGCTGGCCTTCTGCTCTTTCTTTATTATCGGCCTGATGATCGGGATGATCAGTTTCCAGTTCAGCACCTTCAGCTTCGGTATCGGTAACGCCGCCGGGCTGCTGTTTGCCGGTATAATGCTCGGCTTCCTGCGCGCCAATCACCCGACCTTCGGCTACATCCCTCAGGGGGCGCTGAATATGGTGAAAGAGTTTGGTCTGATGGTCTTTATGGCCGGGGTGGGGCTGAGTGCCGGTAGCGGCATCAACCACAGCCTGGGCGATGTGGGCTGGCAGATGCTGGTGGCCGGTCTGCTGGTCAGCCTGCTGCCAGTAGCAATCTGCTTTCTGTTCGGCGCCTGGGTATTGCGTATGAACCGGGCGCTGCTGTTTGGCGCCATTATGGGGGCCAGAACCAGCGCACCGGCGATGGAGATTATTAGCGACGTGTCGCGCAGCAACATTCCGGCGCTGGGCTACGCCGGTACCTATGCCATTGCCAACGTCCTGCTGACGCTGGCCGGTACCCTGATTGTGATCATCTGGCCGGGGCTCAGTTTCTAG
- the dacC gene encoding serine-type D-Ala-D-Ala carboxypeptidase yields MTSRTFSVLRGLAAGATLLLVVSPVVQAEQAPGAPQVDAKAWILMDYDSGKVLAEGNADEKLDPASLTKIMTSYVVGQALKAGKIRLDDKVTIGKDAWATGNPALRGSSVMFLKPGLQVSVEDLNKGIIIQSGNDACIALADYVAGSQDAFIGLMNSYAQRMKLTNTTFKTVHGLDAPGQFSTARDMALLTQALIRDVPDEYAINKEKEFTFNNIRQPNRNRLLWSTSLNVDGVKTGTTAGAGFNLVSSATQGDMRLISVVLGAKTDGIRFRESQKLLTWGFRFFETVTPIKPDTPFVTQRVWFGDTKEAKLGAGDSGSITIPKGQLKNLKASYTLNDKQLTAPLKKGQVVGTIDFQLNGKSIEQRPLVVMEPVEEGGFFRRILDFVLMKVNQWTGGWFERFFS; encoded by the coding sequence ATGACGAGTAGAACGTTTTCTGTGTTGCGCGGATTAGCAGCAGGCGCCACGCTGCTGCTGGTTGTCTCCCCTGTTGTGCAGGCTGAACAGGCGCCGGGCGCGCCGCAAGTGGATGCCAAAGCCTGGATCCTGATGGATTACGACAGCGGCAAAGTACTGGCAGAGGGGAATGCGGATGAAAAGCTGGACCCAGCCAGTCTGACCAAGATAATGACCAGCTATGTGGTCGGCCAGGCCCTGAAGGCCGGTAAAATACGTCTTGATGATAAAGTGACCATCGGTAAGGACGCATGGGCGACCGGCAATCCGGCGCTGCGCGGCTCTTCGGTGATGTTCCTGAAGCCCGGGCTTCAGGTGTCGGTGGAAGATCTTAATAAAGGGATCATTATCCAGTCAGGCAATGACGCCTGTATCGCCCTGGCGGACTATGTGGCGGGCAGTCAGGATGCTTTTATCGGCCTGATGAATAGCTATGCCCAGCGCATGAAGCTGACCAATACCACCTTTAAAACCGTCCACGGTCTGGATGCGCCGGGGCAGTTCAGTACTGCCCGGGATATGGCGCTGCTGACTCAGGCGCTGATTCGCGACGTGCCGGATGAATACGCCATTAACAAAGAGAAAGAGTTCACCTTTAACAATATCCGCCAGCCGAACCGTAACCGGCTGCTGTGGAGCACCAGCCTGAACGTGGATGGCGTAAAGACCGGCACCACTGCCGGGGCGGGCTTTAATCTGGTCTCCTCCGCCACTCAGGGCGATATGCGCCTGATTTCCGTGGTGCTGGGCGCCAAAACTGACGGTATCCGCTTTCGGGAATCCCAGAAGCTGCTGACCTGGGGCTTCCGCTTCTTTGAAACGGTCACCCCCATTAAGCCGGATACCCCCTTTGTGACGCAGCGGGTCTGGTTTGGCGATACCAAAGAGGCGAAGCTGGGGGCGGGCGACAGCGGCTCTATTACCATTCCCAAGGGGCAACTGAAAAACCTGAAGGCCAGCTACACCCTGAATGATAAACAGCTGACCGCGCCTCTGAAGAAAGGTCAGGTGGTGGGCACCATCGATTTCCAGCTTAATGGAAAATCCATTGAACAGCGCCCGCTGGTGGTGATGGAGCCGGTGGAAGAGGGCGGATTCTTCCGACGCATCCTCGACTTCGTGCTGATGAAGGTGAATCAGTGGACCGGCGGCTGGTTTGAGCGCTTCTTCTCCTGA
- a CDS encoding Cof-type HAD-IIB family hydrolase, giving the protein MTIKLIAVDMDGTFLDDAKCYNRPRFMALYQRMKHQGIRFAVASGNQYWQLRSFFPEIAHEIGFVAENGAWVLCGDRDLFNGAFSYEQLRRAIAELIQLPDVEIVVCGKRCAWTLSHYRDEVKQAAAHYYPRLEQVDDFAGIESRDTFFKFALNLPDASLAHTMARLRDTLGDIITPVTSGHGSIDLIIPGLHKANGLDLLRRHWNIDSGKVLAFGDGGNDTEMLQQADFGFAMANAPAVVQALTPHRAPDNNQEGVLEIIERALNRTPPFD; this is encoded by the coding sequence GTGACAATCAAACTGATCGCCGTTGATATGGACGGCACCTTTCTTGATGATGCCAAATGCTATAACCGCCCGCGGTTTATGGCGCTATATCAGCGTATGAAACACCAGGGAATTCGCTTCGCGGTCGCCAGCGGCAATCAATACTGGCAGCTACGCAGCTTTTTTCCTGAGATTGCCCACGAGATTGGTTTTGTGGCCGAAAACGGCGCCTGGGTGCTGTGCGGCGATCGGGATCTGTTTAACGGCGCCTTCAGCTATGAACAGTTGCGCCGCGCCATTGCCGAGCTGATCCAGCTACCGGATGTGGAGATCGTCGTCTGCGGCAAGCGCTGCGCCTGGACGCTGTCCCACTATCGCGACGAAGTAAAACAGGCCGCGGCGCACTACTATCCACGACTGGAGCAGGTCGATGATTTCGCCGGTATCGAAAGTCGCGATACCTTCTTTAAATTCGCCCTTAACCTGCCGGATGCCTCCCTGGCGCACACCATGGCGCGGCTGCGCGATACCCTGGGTGATATCATCACCCCGGTCACCAGCGGCCATGGATCCATCGATCTGATTATTCCCGGACTACACAAGGCAAACGGACTGGATCTGCTACGCCGTCACTGGAACATCGACAGCGGTAAGGTGCTGGCCTTTGGCGATGGCGGCAACGATACCGAAATGCTGCAGCAGGCAGATTTCGGTTTCGCGATGGCCAATGCCCCCGCCGTGGTACAGGCACTGACGCCCCACCGGGCGCCAGACAATAACCAGGAAGGGGTTCTGGAGATTATCGAACGAGCCCTTAACCGCACGCCGCCGTTCGACTGA
- a CDS encoding phosphatase PAP2 family protein: MLFTRTQCDTADTLINKKNLLYALPRSFYLYQALGLTFCGAIFFWLSRSEALDRLLTGYWYDAASRRFPWRDNRWLALFNHQLLKDVIIVAAVVLLLWGIFRRRPRATMVALLMGLGALSVGILKATSYHSCPWDLVDYGGQAVGYPLFDPAPLNSGSGHCFPGGHASSGFMVMGLFFLFYRERPRLAWGCFLGGIALGLTMGYGQVMRGAHFFSHNLWAGWWVWLTQVTVWWAVTRLRKKESV; the protein is encoded by the coding sequence ATGTTGTTCACCCGAACTCAGTGCGACACCGCCGATACCCTGATAAATAAGAAAAACCTGCTTTACGCCCTGCCGCGTAGCTTCTACCTTTACCAGGCTCTGGGGCTCACGTTCTGCGGCGCTATTTTTTTCTGGCTGTCGCGCAGCGAAGCACTGGATCGCCTGCTGACCGGTTACTGGTACGATGCGGCGAGCCGCCGCTTTCCCTGGCGAGACAATCGCTGGCTGGCGCTTTTCAACCATCAGTTGTTAAAGGATGTCATTATCGTCGCCGCCGTGGTCCTGCTGCTGTGGGGCATTTTTCGCCGTCGGCCGCGGGCGACAATGGTCGCGCTGCTAATGGGTCTGGGCGCATTAAGCGTGGGGATCCTGAAAGCCACCAGCTATCACAGCTGTCCCTGGGATCTGGTGGATTATGGCGGTCAGGCCGTGGGCTACCCGCTGTTTGACCCGGCGCCGCTTAACAGCGGTTCCGGGCACTGTTTTCCCGGCGGGCACGCTTCAAGCGGCTTTATGGTAATGGGGCTGTTTTTTCTGTTTTACCGCGAGCGCCCCCGACTGGCCTGGGGCTGCTTTCTGGGAGGCATTGCGCTGGGATTGACCATGGGCTACGGCCAGGTCATGCGCGGCGCGCACTTTTTTTCCCACAATTTGTGGGCTGGATGGTGGGTCTGGTTGACCCAGGTCACGGTCTGGTGGGCCGTGACCCGATTACGAAAAAAGGAATCTGTTTAA
- the ybjM gene encoding inner membrane protein YbjM, which translates to MMRQDRWAGMVCAFVLFIAVFVYQKIGLAAATCVRDEPEPELLLFILPGFIAGFISLRGDLIRPLAGVVLALPFCFLIMHLWLIPQRSPVQEAAWLFSGAFWCAIGVLSALCVRSLRHRQRRYRRWRH; encoded by the coding sequence ATGATGCGCCAGGATCGGTGGGCGGGGATGGTTTGCGCCTTTGTACTCTTTATTGCTGTTTTCGTGTACCAGAAAATCGGTCTGGCTGCGGCGACCTGCGTTCGCGATGAGCCGGAGCCGGAGCTACTGTTGTTCATCCTGCCGGGCTTTATCGCTGGTTTTATCTCGCTGCGCGGCGATCTGATCAGACCGCTGGCTGGCGTGGTGCTGGCCTTGCCGTTCTGCTTCCTTATTATGCATCTGTGGCTGATACCCCAGCGCTCCCCCGTACAGGAGGCCGCCTGGCTGTTTAGTGGCGCTTTCTGGTGCGCGATTGGCGTGCTGAGTGCGTTATGCGTGCGTTCTCTGCGCCATCGTCAGCGCCGCTATCGACGCTGGCGTCACTGA
- the deoR gene encoding DNA-binding transcriptional repressor DeoR, with protein sequence METRREARIDRLVQALKRSDKLRLKEAAALLGVSEMTVRRDLHDEHQPVVLLGGYVVLAPGSTAASHYLLSDQKGRHVRQKRQAARLATTLVQAHQTLFFDCGTTTPFIIEALPHDLPFTGICYSLNTFLALSEKPGCRVILCGGEFQPGNAIFRPLNFREILGNLCPDIAFLSAAGIHPQTGVTCFNLEELPVKQWALEMAQRRVLVVDESKFGKVRPACMGPLSAFDMLVSNSPPPEALVEQARSLGVMLSHE encoded by the coding sequence ATGGAAACACGCCGGGAAGCGCGTATTGATCGCCTGGTTCAGGCGCTAAAACGCAGCGATAAACTGCGCCTGAAAGAGGCCGCCGCGCTGCTGGGGGTGTCGGAAATGACGGTGCGTCGCGACCTTCACGACGAACACCAGCCCGTGGTGCTACTCGGCGGCTATGTGGTACTGGCGCCTGGCAGCACGGCAGCCAGCCACTATCTGCTAAGCGATCAGAAGGGGCGCCACGTCCGCCAGAAACGTCAGGCGGCCCGGCTGGCGACGACGCTGGTTCAGGCGCACCAGACGCTGTTTTTTGACTGCGGCACCACGACTCCGTTTATCATCGAAGCGCTGCCCCATGACCTGCCCTTTACCGGCATCTGCTATTCGCTGAATACTTTTTTGGCCCTGAGCGAAAAGCCCGGGTGTCGGGTAATTCTGTGCGGCGGTGAATTTCAGCCCGGCAATGCCATTTTCCGGCCGCTGAACTTTCGCGAGATTCTCGGCAACCTGTGCCCCGATATCGCCTTCTTATCGGCGGCGGGTATTCATCCCCAGACCGGGGTGACCTGTTTTAATCTTGAAGAGCTGCCGGTGAAGCAGTGGGCGCTGGAGATGGCCCAACGGCGGGTACTGGTGGTGGATGAGAGTAAATTCGGCAAGGTCCGTCCGGCCTGCATGGGGCCGCTATCGGCATTCGATATGCTGGTAAGCAACTCGCCACCGCCAGAGGCGCTGGTAGAACAGGCCCGCAGCCTGGGCGTTATGCTCAGTCACGAATAA
- the ybjG gene encoding undecaprenyl-diphosphate phosphatase, which produces MLEELNRSWFLLINATPNSAGWMLDSAQYIARDLILVMPALVVILWLWGRKHEVSAQRQMVLKTAIALVASLAISWCMGHLFPHARPFAIGLGHNFLYHAPDNSFPSDHGTTSFTFALAFLFWHRLWSGALLMAAAVAIAWSRVYLGVHWPMDMVGALFTSLCGCLIAQLIWNQWGSVLYQRISQLYRYCFAMPIRKGWVRN; this is translated from the coding sequence ATGTTAGAAGAGCTCAACCGAAGCTGGTTTTTACTGATTAACGCCACCCCCAACAGCGCCGGATGGATGCTGGACAGCGCCCAGTATATTGCGCGCGATCTGATCCTCGTGATGCCCGCGCTGGTCGTGATCCTCTGGCTGTGGGGGCGTAAGCACGAAGTCTCTGCCCAGCGCCAGATGGTTCTCAAAACCGCTATCGCGCTGGTGGCCAGCCTGGCCATCTCCTGGTGTATGGGGCATCTGTTCCCCCATGCCCGCCCGTTCGCAATCGGTCTGGGCCATAATTTCCTCTATCACGCGCCGGACAACTCCTTCCCGAGCGATCACGGTACCACCAGCTTTACCTTCGCGCTGGCCTTCCTGTTCTGGCACCGCCTGTGGTCCGGCGCTCTGCTGATGGCGGCGGCCGTCGCCATCGCCTGGTCCCGGGTCTACCTGGGGGTTCACTGGCCGATGGATATGGTGGGTGCCCTGTTCACCAGCCTGTGCGGCTGCCTGATCGCCCAGCTTATCTGGAACCAGTGGGGCTCCGTGCTGTACCAGCGCATCTCTCAGCTCTATCGCTACTGTTTCGCCATGCCGATTCGTAAAGGATGGGTGCGTAACTAG
- a CDS encoding DUF1418 family protein, protein MRAFSAPSSAPLSTLASLITLYSGKPSSCRQAILAGRCRGEAPMRTLNDLPKPIILLELLGMILLGLAWLSINGHVALPAPLNGTVAAVVMVCGGIALMLPAAFMLLWGVAHNVAPLLLKQRPQQPTPSSKEKRDDADH, encoded by the coding sequence ATGCGTGCGTTCTCTGCGCCATCGTCAGCGCCGCTATCGACGCTGGCGTCACTGATTACGCTATATTCCGGTAAACCGTCATCCTGCCGCCAGGCTATACTGGCGGGCCGTTGCCGTGGAGAAGCACCGATGAGAACGCTGAACGACCTGCCCAAACCCATCATCCTGCTGGAACTGCTTGGCATGATCCTGCTGGGTCTGGCCTGGCTGTCGATTAATGGTCATGTGGCGCTACCGGCGCCGCTAAACGGCACCGTTGCCGCCGTGGTGATGGTCTGTGGTGGTATCGCGTTAATGCTTCCCGCGGCCTTTATGTTGTTATGGGGAGTGGCCCACAATGTGGCGCCGTTGCTGCTCAAGCAGCGACCTCAGCAACCGACCCCCTCAAGCAAGGAAAAACGAGATGACGCCGACCATTGA